A window of the Gossypium arboreum isolate Shixiya-1 chromosome 2, ASM2569848v2, whole genome shotgun sequence genome harbors these coding sequences:
- the LOC108451348 gene encoding protein EARLY-RESPONSIVE TO DEHYDRATION 7, chloroplastic, whose amino-acid sequence MDSQYPTRRSSLYPELIQTNPGIPQYSSSSSNNLYPTIDKHDFVDNLFPDYPQYSVRHRNDHSAPSFAPTAESFQYSVSHHNGYSDPSFAPTAPSFEYSVSGHNGYSDPSPPLAPTAPPEAVEEVLIKIPGAIVHLIDKSYSVELACGEFSVIRLWQDNEIVAVLARVADEIQWPITKQGTSVKLDDSHYFFSLQFPKEADSIEDGDRKVKKSDDDGSDLLSYGLTIASKGQEDLLSQFDVILQCYSFFTVQKVNEKGEEVLDGAVSAAKNTSPEDLNSGSKKEAMEGKCAAYWTTLAPNVEEYSGKAAKMIAAGSGQLIKGILWCGDVTIDRLNRGNEVLKTRMTPAEKDAEISPETLKRIQRVKKVTTVTHKVAKGLLSGAVKVSGYFSSSVANSKLGKKIFKLLPGEMVIATLDGFDKICDAVEAAGKNVMSTSSTVTTEFVNQKYGEKAAEAASEGLDAAGHAVGTAWAAFKIRKALNPKNSFKATVLAKAAAKATVEEAKAKGKK is encoded by the exons ATGGATTCTCAATACCCGACCCGGAGAAGCTCCCTTTACCCGGAACTGATCCAAACAAACCCCGGTATCCCTCAATACTCTTCTTCTTCGTCCAATAATCTTTACCCTACCATCGACAAGCATGATTTCGTCGATAACCTTTTCCCGGACTATCCTCAATATTCCGTTAGACACCGTAACGACCACTCAGCTCCGTCTTTTGCACCAACGGCTGAGTCTTTTCAATATTCCGTTAGTCACCATAACGGTTACTCAGATCCGTCTTTTGCGCCAACCGCACCGTCTTTTGAATATTCCGTTAGCGGCCATAACGGTTACTCAGATCCTTCTCCTCCTTTAGCGCCAACGGCTCCACCTGAAGCTGTGGAGGAAGTTTTAATCAAAATCCCTGGCGCCATCGTGCATTTGATCGACAAATCGTACAGCGTCGAGCTTGCTTGCGGCGAGTTCAGCGTGATCCGTCTCTGGCAGGATAACGAAATCGTAGCTGTACTCGCGCGCGTGGCTGATGAAATCCAATGGCCGATAACGAAACAGGGAACGTCGGTTAAACTTGATGATTCTCATTATTTCTTCTCGCTTCAGTTTCCTAAGGAAGCGGATTCAATTGAGGACGGTGATAGGAAGGTTAAGAAATCCGATGACGATGGCTCTGATTTGCTTAGTTACGGTTTGACGATAGCTTCGAAAGGACAGGAAGATTTGTTGTCGCAGTTCGATGTTATATTGCAATGTTATAGTTTTTTTACGGTGCAGAAAGTAAATGAAAAAGGGGAGGAGGTTTTGGATGGAGCGGTGTCTGCCGCGAAGAATACGTCGCCGGAGGATTTGAATTCCGGAAGCAAGAAAGAAGCGATGGAGGGGAAATGCGCGGCATATTGGACCACGCTGGCGCCTAATGTGGAGGAATATAGTGGGAAAGCGGCTAAGATGATTGCGGCTGGATCAGGGCAGTTGATCAAGGGGATATTGTGGTGTGGGGATGTGACAATAGATAGGCTGAATAGAGGGAATGAGGTATTGAAGACCAGAATGACTCCTGCCGAGAAGGATGCTGAGATTAGTCCGGAGACATTGAAGAGGATACAGAG GGTTAAGAAGGTGACAACAGTGACACACAAAGTAGCTAAAGGGCTTCTGTCCGGGGCTGTGAAAGTTTCTGGATATTTCTCGAGCTCAGTTGCAAACTCAAAATTGGgaaagaaaatttttaagctcCTACCCGGAGAAATGGTTATTGCTACCCTGGATGGATTTG ATAAAATTTGTGATGCTGTTGAAGCAGCTGGGAAAAACGTGATGTCAACATCATCCACTGTGACGACTGAATTTGTCAACCAAAA GTATGGAGAAAAAGCAGCTGAGGCAGCTAGCGAAGGGCTTGATGCTGCAGGGCATGCTGTGGGAACAGCATGGGCTGCATTTAAAATCCGAAAGGCACTAAATCCCAAAAATTCTTTTAAAGCTACCGTGCTAGCCAAGGCTGCTGCTAAGGCTACCGTTGAAGAGGCAAAGGCAAAGGGAAAGAAGTAA